A part of Aminivibrio pyruvatiphilus genomic DNA contains:
- a CDS encoding shikimate kinase encodes MSACLHDTRRDNIFIGGFMCSGKTSVGSELARRLGWTFTDTDRAIEERAGMTVPEIFSILGEPAFRRYEFAAVAGALEGSRQVVSLGGGALVNEELRGMVLSRAKLVILDVRPETVLSRAEKQKGARPLLDGGNVRALMIRRRPAYAHCHIRVATDEFPVSSVTDKILEDLYGTAAVLWSVESPFPGITGRDRSPAAAGRPSSPSWYREPSVPAHPQGTLPRR; translated from the coding sequence ATGAGTGCATGCCTTCATGACACAAGACGGGACAATATTTTCATCGGCGGGTTCATGTGCTCGGGAAAAACGAGCGTGGGAAGCGAACTCGCCCGGAGGCTCGGATGGACCTTCACCGACACCGACAGGGCGATCGAGGAACGGGCGGGGATGACCGTGCCGGAAATCTTCTCCATCCTGGGCGAACCCGCCTTCCGGAGGTACGAATTCGCCGCCGTGGCCGGCGCTCTCGAGGGAAGCCGCCAGGTGGTCTCCCTCGGAGGGGGCGCCCTGGTGAACGAGGAACTCAGGGGCATGGTCCTCTCCAGGGCAAAGCTCGTCATCCTGGACGTCCGGCCTGAAACGGTGCTCTCCAGGGCCGAGAAACAGAAAGGAGCCCGCCCCCTCCTGGACGGAGGAAACGTCAGGGCCCTCATGATCAGGCGCCGGCCTGCCTACGCCCACTGCCACATCAGGGTGGCCACCGACGAGTTCCCCGTTTCGTCGGTGACCGACAAGATTCTGGAAGACCTCTACGGAACGGCGGCTGTGCTGTGGTCCGTGGAATCGCCCTTCCCCGGAATCACCGGCAGGGATAGGAGCCCAGCAGCCGCAGGAAGGCCGTCCTCTCCCTCATGGTATCGAGAGCCTTCCGTACCGGCTCATCCTCAAGGAACCCTTCCACGTCGATGA
- the aroA gene encoding 3-phosphoshikimate 1-carboxyvinyltransferase, whose product MKRIHPAKKITGTVTLPGDKSISHRAALLGAVSVDGVTVHNFSDGADCASTLSCLEKTGADIRRKGTTLSVSAPSGLASPSSALDAGNSGTTARTLCGLLAGKPGVRATITGDASLSKRPMLRIVKPLQSVGAAIDGPEGGASLPLEVSGKRLRGATHVLETASAQVKTALLLAGLSSEEPTTVIEPLASRDHTERMLAHLGIPLYIDGHSITMAPSKPLRGGEWTIPGDFSSAAFWIVAAAVLPDSSISLPGVGLNPTRTGLLRVLERMGLAFSVERSGLWGGEPAGTITVHSSRLRATEVSGAEIPQLIDELPILAVAAALAEGTTEIRDAMELRFKESDRIVAVAKGLSALGAKVTELEDGWRITGPSRLSGGRVSASGDHRVAMALAVAALAADGPVDIEDPECAAISYPGFFSTLDRLTGGCS is encoded by the coding sequence ATGAAGAGAATCCATCCGGCGAAAAAGATTACGGGAACAGTCACTCTCCCGGGCGACAAGTCCATATCCCACAGAGCGGCGCTGCTCGGGGCGGTCTCGGTGGACGGAGTCACGGTGCACAACTTCTCCGACGGGGCGGACTGCGCGTCCACCCTCTCCTGTCTCGAAAAAACCGGAGCGGATATCCGCAGAAAGGGAACGACCCTCTCCGTCTCCGCTCCTTCGGGCCTGGCCTCTCCCTCATCGGCTCTGGACGCCGGAAACTCCGGAACGACGGCCAGGACACTCTGCGGCCTCCTGGCGGGAAAACCTGGCGTCAGGGCCACCATTACGGGGGATGCCAGTCTGTCGAAACGGCCCATGCTCCGCATCGTGAAGCCCCTCCAGTCCGTGGGAGCCGCCATCGACGGTCCCGAAGGCGGAGCCTCCCTCCCCCTGGAAGTATCCGGAAAACGTCTCCGGGGAGCCACTCACGTCCTCGAAACGGCAAGCGCACAGGTCAAGACCGCCCTCCTCCTGGCGGGCCTCTCCTCGGAGGAGCCCACCACCGTTATCGAACCCCTCGCCTCCAGGGACCACACGGAGCGGATGCTCGCCCACCTCGGAATCCCCCTCTACATCGACGGACACTCCATCACCATGGCACCCTCAAAACCCCTCAGAGGCGGGGAATGGACCATCCCCGGCGACTTCTCCTCCGCCGCCTTCTGGATCGTTGCGGCCGCCGTCCTTCCCGATTCGTCCATCTCCCTTCCCGGCGTGGGGCTGAACCCCACCCGGACAGGCCTTCTCCGGGTTCTCGAGCGCATGGGGCTGGCCTTCTCCGTGGAGCGGTCGGGACTCTGGGGTGGCGAGCCCGCCGGCACCATCACCGTCCATTCCAGCAGACTCCGGGCGACGGAAGTTTCAGGCGCCGAGATCCCCCAGCTCATCGACGAACTCCCGATCCTCGCCGTGGCGGCGGCCCTTGCGGAGGGCACCACGGAGATCCGGGACGCCATGGAGCTCCGCTTCAAGGAGAGCGACCGGATCGTGGCTGTGGCCAAAGGACTCTCGGCCCTGGGAGCGAAGGTGACGGAGCTCGAGGATGGATGGAGGATCACCGGACCGTCCAGGCTCTCCGGCGGAAGGGTCTCCGCCTCGGGGGACCACCGGGTGGCCATGGCCCTCGCCGTAGCGGCCCTCGCCGCCGACGGCCCCGTGGACATCGAGGACCCGGAGTGCGCGGCCATCTCCTACCCCGGATTCTTCTCCACCCTTGACCGGCTTACCGGGGGGTGCAGCTGA
- a CDS encoding molybdopterin-dependent oxidoreductase, with protein MAFRKMWLKINGANRIFICDPAKDSLADVLRRLGLTSVKVGCGTGVCGSCSVILDGQLIRSCTRKIAKLPEYSEVITLEGIGTPNNLHPLQVAFMKLGAVQCGFCTPGFIVSSYALLLENADPTRKEVRAWFQKHKNVCRCTGYKQIVDAVMEAAKVVRGEAAMDAIGPSFSTEDGYYGKPVVRPTALAKVCGLADYGDDQELKMPADTLHVAVVQPRTAHHARILEIDISEAEKMPGVKKVILAADLKAAGGTNIMAEGQMHERTTVMAPSREVLNEKKIYRYGDVVALVAADTKDRARAAAAQVKVKIEQLPEYLNFLEAVMPDAERIHEDTPNIFCMQPLLKGAGLEEPSKVAGIIDSSPYSVEGSFYSTRQPHLTIEGDSVQAYFDEDGFLTFQCKSQGIYSSIGRIGNSIGIPKDRLRVVMNPTGASFGWSTNAGDLCLAGAAAVVMKSPVSLSMSYEEHQHFSGKRCPCHSNGRAACDENGRITAVEFDFGMDHGAYSWGGDDIVTKQPRFAFFPYYVPHAAGLSRIANTNHNFGTAYRSYGSPQAYTLSEALMDMLAEKAGIDPFEFRWRNIAREGQTNINSYPFRQYPMEEMMNIMRPHYERAVREAKKADTREKRRGVGLSWGGFNVTEGGTDKATVAIELNPDGTFTKYDTYQELGQGGDIGSLMLTLEALKPLGVTPEQIRLVQNDTRLCPDSGMSGASRTHFMSGNATILAAEKLISAMRKPDGTYRTYDEMKAEGLETKYFGTYSNTSVPGLCRLDPNTGIGDPTPAFTYCLNLAEVEVDTATGKTTVLRFTCVSDVGKVGNIDSVNGQAYGGISHAIGFALGENYDDVKKHTNIAASGVPYTETIPDELEVIYYERPDESGPFGSSGASEGFQSSGHMAVLNGIYNACGVRVYEMPASPEKVKAGIDILAAGGKITPPKKYFLGSDLYEELENIKANPVQAGPEDYFVPLGSGTAERFF; from the coding sequence GTGGCTTTTCGGAAGATGTGGCTGAAGATCAACGGCGCGAATAGGATTTTCATCTGTGACCCTGCAAAGGACTCCCTGGCGGACGTGCTGCGGCGCCTTGGGCTCACCAGCGTCAAGGTCGGCTGCGGGACGGGGGTCTGCGGTTCCTGCTCTGTGATTCTCGACGGGCAGCTCATTCGCTCCTGCACGCGGAAAATCGCGAAACTGCCGGAATACAGCGAGGTCATTACGCTGGAAGGGATCGGAACCCCGAATAACCTTCACCCCCTGCAGGTCGCCTTCATGAAATTGGGCGCCGTCCAGTGCGGCTTCTGCACGCCGGGATTCATAGTGTCTTCCTACGCACTGCTCCTGGAAAACGCTGACCCGACGCGCAAGGAAGTGAGGGCGTGGTTCCAGAAACACAAGAACGTCTGCCGCTGCACAGGATACAAGCAGATCGTCGACGCGGTCATGGAGGCGGCGAAAGTCGTCCGGGGCGAAGCGGCCATGGATGCGATCGGGCCGTCCTTTTCGACGGAGGACGGATATTACGGAAAGCCCGTCGTTCGTCCTACTGCTCTTGCAAAGGTCTGCGGCCTTGCCGATTACGGCGACGACCAGGAACTGAAGATGCCCGCGGACACTCTCCATGTTGCCGTCGTGCAGCCCCGGACGGCCCATCATGCCAGGATTCTGGAGATCGACATTTCCGAGGCTGAGAAGATGCCGGGCGTCAAAAAAGTCATCCTGGCCGCCGATCTCAAGGCCGCCGGCGGGACGAACATAATGGCGGAAGGCCAGATGCACGAGCGTACAACTGTCATGGCCCCAAGCCGGGAAGTACTCAATGAAAAGAAGATATACAGGTACGGCGACGTTGTGGCCCTGGTGGCGGCCGACACGAAGGACCGGGCACGGGCTGCCGCGGCACAGGTCAAAGTGAAAATTGAACAGCTTCCCGAGTACCTGAATTTTCTTGAGGCGGTTATGCCGGATGCAGAGCGCATTCATGAGGATACGCCGAACATCTTCTGCATGCAGCCCCTCCTCAAGGGAGCAGGGCTTGAAGAACCGTCGAAAGTCGCCGGAATAATCGACTCATCCCCGTACAGCGTCGAGGGGAGCTTCTATTCCACCCGCCAGCCGCATCTCACCATAGAAGGGGACAGCGTGCAGGCCTATTTCGACGAGGACGGCTTCCTCACCTTCCAGTGCAAATCCCAGGGAATCTACTCCTCCATCGGGCGCATCGGGAACTCCATCGGCATTCCGAAGGACAGGCTGCGGGTTGTCATGAATCCCACCGGCGCAAGTTTCGGCTGGTCCACGAACGCCGGGGACCTGTGCCTTGCGGGAGCCGCCGCCGTGGTCATGAAATCCCCCGTCTCCCTGTCCATGAGCTACGAGGAGCACCAGCACTTCTCGGGAAAGCGCTGCCCCTGCCACTCCAACGGACGGGCTGCCTGCGACGAGAACGGCAGAATAACCGCGGTGGAATTTGATTTCGGTATGGATCACGGCGCCTACTCCTGGGGCGGGGACGATATCGTCACCAAGCAGCCCCGGTTCGCCTTCTTCCCCTACTATGTGCCCCATGCGGCCGGGCTGTCCCGGATCGCCAACACGAACCACAACTTCGGCACGGCGTACCGGAGCTACGGATCCCCCCAGGCCTACACCCTGAGCGAAGCCCTGATGGACATGCTTGCCGAGAAGGCGGGGATCGACCCCTTCGAGTTCCGGTGGAGGAACATTGCCCGGGAAGGCCAGACCAACATCAACAGCTACCCCTTCCGCCAGTATCCCATGGAAGAGATGATGAACATCATGCGCCCCCACTACGAGCGGGCCGTCCGGGAAGCGAAAAAAGCCGATACTCGTGAGAAGCGCCGCGGCGTCGGACTTTCCTGGGGCGGCTTCAACGTCACGGAAGGCGGTACCGACAAGGCTACGGTCGCCATCGAGCTGAACCCCGACGGCACCTTCACGAAGTACGACACCTACCAGGAGCTGGGACAGGGCGGCGACATCGGTTCCCTGATGCTCACCCTCGAAGCCCTGAAGCCCCTCGGGGTGACTCCGGAGCAGATTCGCCTGGTGCAGAACGACACCAGGCTCTGCCCGGACTCGGGCATGTCCGGCGCAAGCCGCACCCACTTCATGAGCGGCAACGCCACCATCCTCGCCGCTGAAAAGCTGATCTCTGCCATGCGGAAACCGGACGGCACCTACAGGACCTACGACGAGATGAAAGCGGAGGGACTGGAGACGAAGTACTTCGGCACCTACTCGAATACGTCGGTGCCTGGGCTCTGCAGGCTTGACCCCAACACCGGCATCGGCGACCCCACTCCAGCCTTCACCTACTGCCTGAACCTGGCCGAGGTCGAAGTGGATACGGCCACGGGCAAAACGACGGTGCTCCGCTTCACCTGCGTCAGCGACGTGGGGAAAGTCGGGAACATCGACTCCGTCAACGGACAGGCTTACGGCGGCATATCCCATGCCATCGGCTTCGCCCTGGGCGAGAATTACGACGACGTCAAAAAACACACAAACATCGCGGCTTCCGGCGTGCCCTACACCGAAACCATCCCCGACGAACTCGAGGTCATCTACTACGAGCGCCCGGACGAGAGCGGTCCCTTCGGTTCTTCCGGTGCCTCGGAAGGTTTCCAGTCGTCGGGGCACATGGCCGTGCTCAACGGTATTTACAACGCCTGCGGAGTCCGCGTCTACGAGATGCCCGCCTCCCCGGAAAAGGTCAAGGCCGGTATCGATATCCTGGCCGCGGGCGGAAAGATCACTCCCCCGAAGAAGTATTTCCTTGGCTCGGATCTGTACGAGGAACTGGAGAACATCAAGGCCAACCCCGTTCAGGCGGGACCTGAAGACTACTTCGTTCCTCTCGGAAGCGGAACCGCTGAGCGGTTCTTCTAA
- the aroC gene encoding chorismate synthase, producing the protein MAWRFLTSGESHGRGLLVVVDGLPAGLSISRDDLTGVMARRRRGFGRGGRKNVERDELTLWGGIRNGLTTGGPVGISIDNAEWEHWDGVMNPWSISPAADREKAVTAPRPGHADLPGSIKFGVENMRNILERASARTTAPRTLAGALAALVLKELGVTVRSAVESIGGVAAALPAGDDEWQRAALSELGVAREEDEPALKARITAAAEEETSLGGTFVVSVTGLPAGIGSFTEWDGRLDGRLAGALMAIPAVKGVEVGDGFRSAGLPGRDVHDPIFVEDGQWTRKTNHAGGIEGGMSTGQEIFIRAAMKPIPTMRKGLLSFDTVSGKPSAAHSERSDVCAVPAACVVAEAMTAWIVGSMAAEQFGSDRMQDLKERFEAYRKHAERWNLHECMPS; encoded by the coding sequence ATGGCCTGGAGATTCCTCACCAGCGGAGAGTCCCACGGCAGGGGGCTTCTCGTGGTAGTGGACGGGCTTCCCGCAGGGCTTTCCATCTCCCGGGACGACCTCACCGGCGTCATGGCCCGGCGGAGGCGCGGATTCGGCAGGGGTGGCAGAAAGAACGTGGAGCGGGATGAACTCACTCTCTGGGGAGGGATCCGGAACGGTCTCACCACGGGCGGCCCCGTGGGAATCTCCATCGATAACGCGGAATGGGAGCACTGGGACGGTGTGATGAACCCCTGGAGCATCTCCCCCGCCGCAGACAGGGAAAAGGCCGTAACGGCACCCAGGCCTGGCCACGCCGATCTCCCCGGCAGCATCAAGTTCGGCGTGGAGAACATGCGCAACATCCTGGAGCGGGCCAGCGCCCGCACCACCGCCCCCCGAACCCTCGCCGGGGCGCTGGCGGCCCTCGTCCTGAAGGAGCTCGGCGTCACCGTCCGCAGCGCCGTGGAATCCATCGGCGGCGTGGCGGCGGCCCTTCCGGCGGGAGACGATGAATGGCAGCGGGCCGCCCTCTCGGAACTCGGCGTCGCCCGGGAGGAGGACGAGCCCGCACTGAAGGCCCGCATCACCGCCGCAGCGGAAGAGGAAACCAGCCTCGGGGGAACCTTCGTGGTCTCCGTCACCGGCCTTCCGGCAGGCATAGGCTCCTTCACCGAATGGGACGGCAGGCTGGACGGACGCCTCGCCGGAGCCCTCATGGCCATCCCCGCAGTCAAGGGAGTGGAAGTCGGCGACGGGTTCCGCAGCGCCGGTCTCCCCGGGCGGGATGTCCACGACCCCATTTTCGTGGAGGACGGGCAGTGGACCAGGAAAACGAACCACGCGGGGGGCATCGAAGGCGGCATGAGCACCGGGCAGGAAATTTTCATCCGGGCGGCCATGAAGCCCATCCCCACCATGAGAAAGGGGCTCCTCTCCTTTGACACGGTCTCCGGAAAACCCTCGGCAGCCCACAGCGAGCGGAGCGACGTATGCGCAGTCCCGGCGGCCTGCGTGGTGGCCGAGGCCATGACGGCATGGATCGTGGGGTCCATGGCGGCGGAGCAGTTCGGAAGCGACCGGATGCAGGACCTGAAGGAACGGTTCGAGGCTTACAGAAAACACGCTGAAAGGTGGAATCTCCATGAGTGCATGCCTTCATGA
- a CDS encoding pyrimidine/purine nucleoside phosphorylase has protein sequence MDVFKAVDMAVKGNIYEDGKVTSRTFWTSEGERKTVGIMLPGSYSFSTSTNEKMEITNGAVEVKLASGREWIGYSEGGFFLVPAGGSFEIRCDSLAEYVCSYS, from the coding sequence ATGGATGTGTTCAAAGCGGTGGACATGGCTGTGAAAGGAAACATCTACGAGGATGGAAAAGTCACCAGCAGAACCTTCTGGACGTCCGAGGGCGAGAGAAAGACCGTGGGGATCATGCTGCCCGGAAGCTACTCCTTCTCCACCTCGACCAACGAGAAGATGGAGATAACCAACGGCGCCGTGGAGGTGAAACTCGCCTCCGGCCGGGAATGGATCGGCTACAGTGAGGGCGGATTCTTCCTGGTGCCTGCGGGGGGTTCCTTCGAAATCCGCTGCGACAGTCTTGCCGAGTATGTCTGCAGCTATTCCTGA
- the trsS gene encoding radical SAM (seleno)protein TrsS, giving the protein MEKILRQTYSVCPVCLERIPAVHVARGREVHLVKKCPSHGDFSAVIWRGLRDLEEWRGDQAPIAEGENEQCPHACGLCPDHRQDTCCTILEVTRRCNLKCTFCFAEGGEGEDIPFETLRGRLQTLAVPGKTLVQLSGGEPTVRDDLPRLVSAAREAGCSHVQLNTNGLRLAEDEEYVRTLADAGLSFVFLQFDGTDDAFYRALRGRDLLGVKLRAIDNCARFNLGVVLVPTLVPGINTGDIGNIIRFAVSRAPAVRGVHFQPVSHFGRIPEIPSNSGRFTLDELLAAIEEQAGDLVQGDSLLPSRCNHPLCGFHADYVVTNEGRLHPLHREGGQCCGKVVSADRNRSFIATKWERPEPPESASRDGGDGERGCCAADLKSFDGFLRFARRYSFTLTAMAFQDAGNMDLERLRRCSLHVFDDGRFVPFCSYYLTAQG; this is encoded by the coding sequence ATGGAAAAAATTCTGCGTCAGACGTACAGCGTGTGCCCGGTATGCCTGGAAAGAATACCGGCGGTTCATGTCGCCCGGGGAAGGGAAGTGCACCTGGTAAAAAAATGCCCCAGCCACGGCGATTTTTCGGCGGTGATATGGCGGGGGCTGCGGGACCTGGAGGAATGGAGAGGGGACCAGGCTCCCATAGCGGAAGGGGAAAACGAACAGTGCCCCCACGCCTGCGGGCTCTGCCCCGACCATAGACAGGACACCTGCTGCACCATTCTGGAAGTGACCAGACGATGCAACCTGAAATGTACCTTCTGCTTCGCCGAGGGAGGCGAAGGGGAGGATATTCCTTTCGAAACCCTGCGCGGCCGCCTGCAGACCCTCGCGGTTCCGGGCAAAACCCTCGTGCAGCTCAGCGGCGGAGAACCCACCGTCCGGGACGACCTGCCCCGGCTCGTCTCGGCCGCCAGGGAAGCCGGCTGCAGCCATGTGCAGCTCAATACGAACGGCCTGCGCCTCGCCGAAGATGAAGAGTACGTCCGCACGCTCGCCGATGCCGGCCTTTCCTTCGTTTTTCTGCAATTCGACGGCACTGATGACGCCTTCTACAGGGCCCTTCGCGGACGGGACCTCCTCGGCGTCAAACTTCGGGCCATTGACAACTGCGCACGGTTCAACCTGGGCGTGGTGCTCGTCCCGACCCTCGTTCCGGGGATCAACACCGGGGACATAGGCAACATCATCCGTTTCGCCGTTTCCCGCGCTCCTGCGGTACGGGGCGTCCATTTCCAGCCGGTGAGCCATTTCGGACGAATTCCGGAAATTCCGTCGAACAGCGGGCGCTTCACTCTCGACGAACTGCTTGCCGCCATCGAAGAACAGGCGGGGGATCTGGTGCAGGGCGACTCTCTTCTTCCGTCCCGCTGCAACCACCCCCTGTGCGGATTTCATGCCGACTACGTGGTCACAAACGAAGGCAGGCTGCACCCGCTGCACAGGGAGGGAGGGCAGTGCTGCGGCAAGGTCGTTTCGGCGGACCGGAACCGGTCCTTCATCGCCACGAAATGGGAGCGGCCGGAACCCCCGGAATCAGCTTCCCGGGATGGAGGCGACGGGGAGAGGGGCTGCTGCGCAGCGGACCTGAAATCTTTCGACGGTTTTCTCCGGTTTGCCCGGAGGTACAGCTTCACGCTGACCGCCATGGCGTTCCAGGATGCGGGCAACATGGACCTGGAGCGTCTGCGCAGGTGCAGTCTCCATGTTTTTGACGACGGCCGTTTCGTTCCCTTCTGCTCCTATTACCTGACGGCCCAGGGGTGA
- a CDS encoding DVU_1557 family redox protein, which produces MEEKTKLVCGTCGVEMVPAPTQFSYLCHAFRTEVLRCPSCGQVFIPESLARGRMAEVETILEDK; this is translated from the coding sequence ATGGAAGAAAAAACAAAACTCGTGTGCGGTACATGCGGAGTGGAAATGGTGCCGGCCCCGACACAGTTCAGCTACTTGTGCCACGCCTTCCGCACGGAGGTGCTCCGGTGCCCGTCGTGCGGGCAGGTGTTCATTCCGGAAAGCCTGGCCAGGGGGCGGATGGCCGAAGTCGAGACCATACTGGAGGACAAGTAG
- a CDS encoding pyridine nucleotide-disulfide oxidoreductase/dicluster-binding protein: MEKRIRDIKDRCLEKEDPFCASACPFRLDVREFIGRMQRGAFSSAFRLFSNTVGFPAIVAALCDQPCRNVCPRGRMDAPISLNLLEKAALAYAANTGPNSYNLPPKQGRIAVIGAGISGLACALRLANKKYGVDVYERSGRIGGALWDALDSAVFLEDIRLQFANEEYGLFLDHQVSGLAPLLEKYDGVYIATGRGGDSFGLERQAGGDEGVPLATGLPGVFLGGSLTGATLMEALNQGLKASLCIEDFLKTGEMRSAKKNTPTRMRLAPGAIVFTHAVLPASGEEYSKEEAAAEASRCIRCRCDACIRHCGLMSYFKKFPGRIAEEVQITVTPGTLDGDGTVATRLIATCNQCGLCGEVCPENIDMGEFLRAGHQAMHEKGAMPWAFHEFWLRDMEFANSSRAFLSAPPPSGEKCTSLFFPGCQLGASDPRHVSESFRFLLGLEPGTGLTIGCCGAPALWAGDMALFRKVCDGLLENWRQAGCPRMILACPTCLEMFSRYLPEIDCVLLYDVLAVAGHQSPERGDGTVVSVFDPCAARNRKASQQAVRSLLRDAGFGLAALSYEGRMAQCCSYGGQIGIAAPKYSRWLAEKRSNDGDHPYIVYCSNCRDVFLQAGKPVRHILDVFFGLNGESAGAPTFDERRRRREKLKEDLARLYWPELEDRRKEDSMDSRNVLTIPPDVREKMNGDRLLEEDALAVIEQCEASGRRVLDPATGHYLGYGEIGYMTQWVEYAPSPEGYVLFNTYAHRMKIELE, encoded by the coding sequence ATGGAAAAAAGAATCCGGGATATCAAGGACCGCTGCCTGGAGAAGGAAGACCCTTTCTGCGCTTCGGCCTGCCCGTTCCGGCTGGACGTCAGGGAATTCATCGGCCGGATGCAGCGGGGCGCCTTCAGTTCCGCCTTTCGCCTTTTCTCCAACACGGTGGGTTTCCCTGCCATCGTCGCCGCCCTGTGCGACCAGCCCTGCAGGAACGTCTGCCCCAGGGGCCGCATGGACGCTCCCATCTCGCTGAACCTGCTCGAAAAGGCCGCCCTCGCCTATGCTGCAAACACAGGCCCGAACAGCTACAACCTGCCCCCGAAGCAGGGCAGGATCGCCGTGATAGGGGCGGGGATCAGCGGTCTTGCCTGTGCTCTGCGCCTGGCGAACAAAAAATACGGCGTTGATGTGTACGAACGGAGCGGCCGCATCGGGGGGGCCCTGTGGGACGCCCTCGACAGTGCCGTTTTCCTCGAAGATATCCGGCTGCAGTTTGCGAATGAGGAATACGGCCTCTTCCTCGATCATCAGGTCTCCGGACTCGCCCCTCTGCTGGAAAAGTACGACGGGGTCTATATCGCCACCGGAAGAGGTGGGGACAGCTTCGGCCTGGAACGGCAAGCGGGCGGCGATGAAGGTGTTCCTCTGGCGACCGGCCTTCCGGGGGTCTTTCTCGGCGGTTCCCTCACGGGGGCGACCCTCATGGAAGCTCTGAACCAGGGGCTGAAGGCCTCCCTGTGTATAGAGGACTTTCTGAAAACAGGGGAAATGCGCAGCGCGAAAAAAAACACCCCCACGAGGATGCGCCTGGCACCGGGGGCGATCGTTTTCACCCATGCCGTCCTCCCTGCCTCAGGTGAAGAGTACTCCAAAGAGGAGGCTGCCGCTGAAGCCTCGCGGTGCATCCGGTGCCGCTGCGACGCATGCATCCGCCACTGCGGCCTGATGAGCTATTTTAAAAAGTTTCCCGGACGCATTGCCGAGGAGGTCCAGATCACCGTCACCCCGGGCACCCTCGACGGCGACGGAACGGTGGCGACCCGGCTCATCGCGACCTGCAACCAGTGCGGGCTCTGCGGCGAGGTCTGCCCGGAGAACATCGACATGGGGGAATTCCTCCGGGCAGGGCACCAGGCCATGCATGAAAAAGGAGCGATGCCCTGGGCTTTTCACGAGTTCTGGTTGCGGGACATGGAGTTCGCGAACAGCAGCCGGGCTTTTCTTTCGGCTCCTCCCCCTTCCGGGGAGAAATGCACTTCCCTCTTCTTTCCGGGATGCCAGCTCGGCGCGTCCGACCCGAGGCATGTTTCGGAATCATTCCGTTTTCTGCTCGGCCTGGAGCCGGGAACGGGGCTCACCATCGGCTGCTGCGGCGCCCCCGCCCTGTGGGCAGGGGACATGGCCCTGTTCCGGAAGGTCTGCGACGGTCTTCTGGAAAACTGGCGGCAGGCCGGCTGTCCCCGGATGATCCTTGCATGCCCGACCTGCCTGGAGATGTTCAGCCGCTATCTGCCCGAAATCGACTGCGTCCTGCTGTACGACGTTCTCGCCGTGGCGGGACACCAGTCCCCGGAGCGGGGAGATGGAACGGTGGTCTCCGTCTTCGACCCCTGTGCCGCAAGGAACAGGAAAGCGTCACAGCAGGCGGTGCGGTCACTTCTTCGGGACGCGGGCTTCGGCCTTGCCGCTCTTTCCTACGAGGGCAGGATGGCCCAGTGCTGCTCCTACGGGGGGCAGATCGGCATTGCCGCTCCGAAATACTCCCGCTGGCTGGCGGAAAAGAGGAGCAACGACGGGGATCATCCCTATATCGTCTACTGCTCCAACTGCCGGGATGTCTTTCTTCAGGCGGGGAAGCCGGTCCGCCATATCCTGGACGTCTTTTTCGGCCTGAACGGAGAGTCCGCCGGGGCTCCGACATTCGACGAGCGAAGGAGGCGGCGGGAAAAGCTGAAGGAGGACCTGGCGAGACTGTACTGGCCTGAGCTGGAAGACCGGAGAAAAGAGGATTCCATGGACAGCCGAAACGTGTTGACCATCCCGCCGGACGTGCGGGAAAAAATGAACGGGGACCGCCTCCTCGAGGAGGACGCCCTGGCCGTTATCGAACAGTGCGAAGCGAGCGGACGCAGGGTGCTGGACCCCGCCACGGGGCATTACCTCGGGTACGGGGAGATAGGCTACATGACCCAGTGGGTGGAGTACGCCCCGTCTCCCGAAGGATACGTCCTTTTCAACACCTATGCGCACAGAATGAAGATCGAGCTGGAGTGA